From Pleurocapsa sp. PCC 7319:
TTAACTCCACCGATTTAGTCAAATTGAGCTGGCTGAGGATATGTTGAAAATCGGCGAAATCTCTCGGCTGTCCAATAATGCCAATCCATTCGATACTTGGGGAGTTTTCCGCAGCAAGTAAAGTCCAGGCTAAAAGTGGTTTTCCTAATAATTCCAATAAAAGTTTATTACGTTGGCGTAGCCCTCGCGTAGCGAACTCGCTACCCATGCGACGACCCATGCCTGCCGCAGGTATAAGTAAGTGCATTTACGACGTTTTCCTAAAAATTAAAACTGTTTAGCTCTATCATCTACTAAAATTGTCCTCAGATAAAAATAAGGACTATATCTAAATATCTACTTCATTAAGGATGCGTATACTAGCTCTCGTTCCTGGCGGAATTGGCGATCAACTTCTCTTTTTCCCAACTCTCGAAACCCTAAAAAATCAATATCCCCAAGCTGCAATTGATGTTCTAGTAGAACCTAGAGCAAAAAAAGCTTACCGAGTCTGCAAAAATGTAGATGAAGTCCTGGTGTTTGATTTCCAAGACCAGAATAGTCTCGCTGATTATCTTAATCTTTTAGGGATTGTGCGCGATTGCGAATATGATGCTGTAATTAGTCTTCCAACTTCTTGGCGCATCAAATTATTACTGTGGCTCAATGGTATACCTACCAGGGTAGGTTATCAGGATGACTTTGCTTTATTTCTGTCTAACTCTGTTGTCCGTAAACCAGAACAATATCGAGCAGAAATGTATCACGATCTGGTAACAGGATTGGATATTAAAGCGACTTGTCCGCCCATCACTATTAATGTACCTACAGAAGACATTAATTGGGCAGAAGCAGAGCAACATCGTTTAGAAATTAAAGATAGTGGCTATATTATTCTCTGTGATGACCAATCTGTTGCAACTGAGATTAGTAATTATCCGCTCAAAAGTTGGCAACAAATCGTCGAGAATATCGAGCAACGACAAACAGGATTATCCATTATCCTGTTGCAAACAGATACCAACCAAGAATGGGTAACGGCAATGATTTCGAATCATAGCAATCTTAAAGCGATCGCTTGTCCTGATGTGGGTAAAATGGCAGCTATAGTTGCTGGAGCTAACTTAATTTTGTGTAATAATAGTGCCCCGCTGCAGTTAGCAGTAGCAGCCAATATCTACAGTATCGCTTTATTAACTTCTCAAGAGAGCAAGATGATCCTGGCACAAAATGAAAATTGTGTAGGTATTCAATCGACAACGGAAAAACTTGCTGATATTAAGCCAGAAACAATTGTGCAACAACTATGGCAAGGTTAGAAATTTACCTGTAAACTCGTTAATGATTTGGCCTTAACACAGAAGGTGTCGAACAAATTCGGCACCTTCTGTGATTTCGGTCATATTTCAATTATATATTTAGAATGTAAAATTATAGCAACTTAATCAATGAGGAGAGATTTTTAAAACAGCCTGATTGAGCATGAATCAAAATACATGAATAAAAATAATTGGCAAAGAAAACCCAGCTCTTTTGCCGAGACAGTTAAGCTAGTAGAGAACTACGCCGTAATTGAAATTAGGCAAGAAACAAGCGAGAAGCAGCTTTATTACCATACTCTGAGCCATGCTCTAGGGGTAAAACGCAGAGCTAATAAAATTTTCCACAATATTCAACCTGTCTTAGCTCAAAGCATTCCTTTAGCCTCTTTAGACAGGGTAGAAA
This genomic window contains:
- a CDS encoding glycosyltransferase family 9 protein, with product MRILALVPGGIGDQLLFFPTLETLKNQYPQAAIDVLVEPRAKKAYRVCKNVDEVLVFDFQDQNSLADYLNLLGIVRDCEYDAVISLPTSWRIKLLLWLNGIPTRVGYQDDFALFLSNSVVRKPEQYRAEMYHDLVTGLDIKATCPPITINVPTEDINWAEAEQHRLEIKDSGYIILCDDQSVATEISNYPLKSWQQIVENIEQRQTGLSIILLQTDTNQEWVTAMISNHSNLKAIACPDVGKMAAIVAGANLILCNNSAPLQLAVAANIYSIALLTSQESKMILAQNENCVGIQSTTEKLADIKPETIVQQLWQG